In one Geoglobus acetivorans genomic region, the following are encoded:
- the alaS gene encoding alanine--tRNA ligase has protein sequence MSLDKEYLDITYLAENGFVRKKCPKCGKYFWTADESREVCGDPPCGTYTFIDSPVFKKRFSLDEMREYYLSFFEKRSHTRIERYPVVARWRDDIYLTIASIADFQPFVTSGVAPPPANPLTISQPCIRTDDLDSVGRTGRHLTLFEMMAHHAFNYPGQEIYWKNETVKYCTELLGELGVRKEDIVYKEEPWAGGGNAGPCLEAIVGGLELATLVFMNLEEHPEGDIEIKGVKYRKMANYIVDTGYGLERFVWASQGTPTVYDAIFGKVVDSIFENSNIPFSREDEKVKEIIAESSKLAGVMGSLRGEKLLELRKSIAGKFGIGVDELEKIVVPLEKVYALADHTRTILFMLGDALVPSNAGSGYIARLIIRRSLRMADELGLKLNLFDLVSLHREILKGFSFDVPMETIQEILELEERRYRDTVSKGISLVERTIEKKKTIEKRDLVEFYDSHGIPPETVVEIAKSRGIEIELPQDFYAELAGRHAKGEKKEKKKLLSKEYPPTEKLYYSSRLFEFDAKVIGVEGEYVILDRTAFYPESGGQDSDTGYIEYNNTKIEVTEVVEENGVVLHRVAEKLPEGAVIRGVIDRERRLRHMRHHSATHLLLYALQKKLGKHVWQAGAKKEYGKARLDVTHYKKLTDREIREIELEVNREIMANRDVTWEFMDRIKAEQTYGFRLYQGGVPPGREIRVVRVGDDVQACGGTHVEKTGEIGVFKILRVESIQDGVLRFEFAAGEAALEHIAREESLLRESSSILRVQPEILPKTVQRFFDEWKDQKKEIEKLQEKVAELVAEKLAFNAESYEDVKIVVENLNERPEQLAKTGIELAKMGYVGILFADYNGAKIVAFSGDDRVDARDLMKIAGRLSKGGGGGRKDLAQGAGERIPDKDEVVAEIITFLRKVL, from the coding sequence ATGAGTCTCGATAAAGAATATCTGGATATCACATACCTGGCAGAGAACGGTTTTGTCAGAAAGAAGTGTCCAAAATGCGGAAAGTACTTCTGGACTGCTGACGAGAGCAGAGAAGTTTGTGGAGACCCACCATGCGGGACCTACACGTTCATCGACAGTCCGGTTTTCAAGAAGAGGTTCTCCCTCGACGAAATGCGAGAATACTATCTTTCCTTCTTCGAAAAAAGAAGCCACACAAGAATAGAGAGATATCCGGTTGTGGCAAGATGGAGGGACGACATATACCTCACGATAGCGAGCATAGCGGATTTTCAGCCATTTGTAACCTCAGGCGTCGCTCCACCTCCTGCCAACCCGCTCACAATATCCCAGCCGTGCATCAGAACAGATGACCTCGATTCAGTGGGGAGAACCGGAAGGCACCTCACACTTTTTGAGATGATGGCCCACCATGCATTCAACTATCCCGGTCAGGAGATATACTGGAAGAATGAAACCGTAAAATACTGTACGGAGCTGCTTGGCGAGCTTGGAGTCAGGAAAGAAGACATAGTTTACAAGGAGGAGCCATGGGCAGGTGGTGGCAACGCAGGACCGTGTCTCGAGGCGATAGTTGGTGGGCTTGAGCTTGCCACGCTGGTTTTCATGAATCTTGAAGAGCATCCCGAAGGAGATATCGAAATAAAGGGCGTGAAATACAGGAAAATGGCAAATTACATCGTGGACACCGGTTACGGTCTTGAGAGGTTCGTATGGGCATCCCAGGGAACACCCACGGTCTATGACGCCATATTCGGGAAGGTTGTCGATTCGATTTTCGAGAACAGCAATATACCATTCTCAAGAGAGGACGAAAAGGTAAAAGAGATTATAGCAGAGAGCTCCAAACTGGCGGGAGTTATGGGCTCCCTTCGTGGAGAAAAGCTGCTCGAACTCAGAAAGAGCATAGCCGGAAAATTCGGTATTGGAGTGGATGAGCTCGAGAAGATTGTGGTCCCGCTTGAGAAGGTCTACGCCCTCGCAGACCACACGAGGACGATACTGTTCATGCTCGGAGATGCTCTTGTCCCCTCAAACGCAGGTTCGGGATATATAGCAAGGCTGATAATCAGAAGGAGCCTCAGAATGGCTGATGAGCTCGGTCTCAAGCTCAATCTGTTCGACCTTGTAAGCCTCCACAGGGAGATACTGAAGGGCTTTAGCTTCGATGTACCCATGGAAACAATTCAGGAAATCCTCGAACTTGAAGAAAGGAGATACAGAGACACAGTATCCAAGGGAATCTCTCTTGTGGAGAGGACAATAGAAAAGAAGAAGACCATCGAAAAGAGGGATCTCGTAGAGTTCTACGATTCACACGGAATTCCGCCGGAAACAGTTGTTGAGATAGCAAAGAGCAGAGGAATAGAAATTGAACTTCCCCAGGACTTTTACGCTGAACTTGCAGGAAGACACGCAAAAGGTGAGAAGAAAGAAAAGAAGAAGTTGCTAAGCAAGGAATATCCTCCGACAGAAAAACTGTATTACAGCTCCAGACTTTTCGAATTTGATGCCAAGGTTATTGGCGTTGAAGGCGAATACGTGATACTGGACAGGACGGCATTCTACCCGGAGAGCGGTGGGCAGGACAGCGACACGGGATATATTGAATACAACAACACAAAAATCGAGGTTACAGAGGTTGTAGAAGAGAACGGAGTCGTTTTACACAGGGTGGCTGAAAAGCTCCCCGAAGGGGCAGTGATAAGAGGGGTGATCGATCGGGAGAGACGACTCAGGCACATGAGACACCACTCGGCAACACATCTCCTGCTCTACGCACTCCAGAAAAAGCTCGGAAAACACGTCTGGCAGGCGGGAGCCAAGAAAGAATACGGCAAGGCAAGGTTGGACGTGACCCACTATAAGAAGCTGACAGACAGAGAGATCAGGGAGATTGAGCTGGAAGTTAACAGAGAGATCATGGCAAACAGAGACGTAACGTGGGAGTTCATGGACAGAATCAAGGCAGAGCAGACTTATGGCTTCAGACTCTATCAGGGCGGAGTTCCACCCGGAAGAGAAATCAGAGTTGTGAGAGTTGGAGATGACGTTCAGGCCTGTGGAGGCACCCACGTGGAGAAGACAGGCGAGATTGGAGTGTTCAAAATACTGAGAGTTGAGTCAATACAGGACGGAGTTCTGAGATTTGAATTCGCTGCAGGAGAGGCTGCGCTGGAACACATAGCAAGAGAAGAGAGTCTTCTCAGGGAATCAAGCAGTATCCTCAGAGTTCAGCCAGAGATACTGCCAAAGACGGTGCAGAGATTCTTTGACGAATGGAAAGACCAGAAGAAGGAAATCGAGAAGCTGCAGGAGAAGGTTGCTGAGCTTGTTGCAGAAAAACTTGCGTTCAACGCTGAAAGCTATGAGGACGTGAAGATTGTCGTTGAAAACCTGAACGAGAGGCCCGAACAGCTTGCGAAAACCGGAATAGAGCTTGCAAAAATGGGATACGTAGGAATCCTCTTCGCAGATTACAACGGGGCAAAGATAGTGGCGTTCAGCGGGGATGACAGGGTTGACGCAAGAGACCTGATGAAAATCGCCGGAAGACTGTCAAAGGGTGGCGGAGGTGGAAGAAAGGACCTCGCCCAGGGGGCCGGAGAGAGAATTCCGGACAAGGATGAAGTGGTCGCAGAGATAATCACATTCCTGAGAAAGGTACTATGA
- the cofE gene encoding coenzyme F420-0:L-glutamate ligase, whose amino-acid sequence MIRVFRLEGVPRIRKGDNLAEIFSSLFEFQDGDVLAVCSTVISKAEGRVVRLEDIVPGERAVKLAEKLEKDERFVQAVIDESREILIEHPFILTHAWFGNICVNAGIDNSNVEEGYLLLPPENPDESAERLKNEIERITGRNVGVVITDTNGRCFRKGVVGVAVGISGVKALEDWRGKKDLYGRELEVTVECIADEIAAFANMLMGEGDDGVPAVVFRGLDALGNGSMKEIYRREEEDIIRRIIKEWKTENS is encoded by the coding sequence ATGATCCGGGTGTTCAGGTTAGAGGGTGTTCCAAGAATCAGAAAAGGGGACAATCTGGCAGAGATTTTTTCCTCTCTTTTTGAATTTCAGGATGGAGATGTCCTTGCGGTATGTTCCACAGTGATTTCAAAGGCAGAGGGTAGAGTTGTCAGGCTTGAGGACATCGTTCCGGGCGAGCGTGCAGTAAAACTGGCTGAGAAACTCGAAAAAGACGAGAGGTTCGTTCAGGCAGTAATTGATGAAAGCAGGGAGATACTCATTGAGCACCCTTTCATACTCACACATGCATGGTTCGGAAACATCTGCGTCAACGCAGGGATAGACAATTCCAATGTTGAGGAGGGTTACCTGCTCCTCCCGCCAGAGAATCCAGATGAGTCAGCAGAGAGGCTGAAAAACGAGATTGAAAGGATAACCGGAAGGAATGTTGGCGTGGTGATAACCGACACCAACGGCAGATGTTTCAGGAAAGGTGTTGTTGGCGTGGCAGTAGGCATCTCCGGTGTAAAGGCTCTTGAGGACTGGAGGGGGAAAAAAGATCTCTACGGACGGGAGCTTGAAGTTACTGTGGAGTGCATCGCAGACGAGATCGCAGCATTTGCCAACATGCTGATGGGGGAGGGGGACGACGGTGTCCCGGCAGTTGTTTTCAGAGGACTGGATGCTCTCGGAAACGGAAGCATGAAAGAGATTTACAGGAGAGAAGAAGAGGACATTATACGGAGGATAATAAAAGAATGGAAGACAGAAAATTCCTGA
- a CDS encoding ATP-grasp domain-containing protein produces MEDRKFLIVGSNVRNVAESARKAGFEVFALTKHVDADLKLYAKKIFRIDDESPEWVKDKALTISEELDAEIVWHSGYEVLGDRRLKKIVNKRKFYSELERAGFDFPEILDDGESGILKPVTGGGGEGIRLSSREEDGHILQRYVEGIPCSASVISTGKKALAISFNRILVGDVNFGAGEFRYCGNITPFKHEFEDRAKRLAEELATYFELEGNIGVDFIIGDRVYVLEINPRFQGSLDAIEWAYDINLFRMHLNAKAGKLESCRPRRFAGRAVVFAEREIKIKNSPTGNPFFADVPEKNQIYRKDDPLVSVLASGVSEHDVYRKLYERKEIYREIAC; encoded by the coding sequence ATGGAAGACAGAAAATTCCTGATAGTTGGGAGCAATGTAAGAAACGTAGCCGAATCTGCCAGAAAAGCTGGTTTTGAAGTATTTGCGCTTACGAAACATGTGGATGCGGATCTGAAACTCTATGCAAAAAAAATCTTCAGAATTGACGATGAATCCCCGGAATGGGTGAAAGATAAGGCCCTGACCATTTCGGAAGAGCTGGACGCAGAGATCGTCTGGCACTCAGGCTACGAAGTCCTCGGAGACAGAAGGCTCAAAAAAATCGTGAACAAGAGAAAGTTTTACAGCGAGCTTGAGAGGGCAGGTTTCGACTTTCCTGAGATTCTTGACGACGGAGAGTCAGGAATACTGAAACCCGTAACGGGGGGAGGAGGTGAAGGAATAAGGCTCTCCAGCAGAGAAGAGGATGGCCATATCCTCCAGAGATATGTAGAGGGGATACCCTGCTCGGCGTCGGTGATCTCAACAGGAAAGAAAGCACTGGCCATCTCATTCAACAGGATTCTCGTCGGGGATGTGAATTTCGGTGCAGGGGAATTCAGATACTGTGGAAACATAACCCCGTTCAAACACGAGTTTGAAGACAGGGCAAAAAGGCTTGCAGAGGAACTTGCCACCTATTTTGAGCTTGAAGGAAATATTGGAGTTGATTTTATTATCGGAGACAGAGTATACGTCCTTGAGATAAACCCGAGGTTTCAGGGGAGTCTCGATGCAATTGAGTGGGCATACGACATAAACCTGTTCAGGATGCATCTGAACGCAAAGGCGGGAAAGCTTGAAAGCTGCAGACCCAGAAGGTTTGCGGGGAGAGCCGTGGTGTTTGCAGAGCGGGAGATTAAGATAAAGAATTCTCCCACTGGAAACCCATTCTTTGCAGACGTGCCTGAGAAGAACCAGATTTACAGGAAAGATGATCCGCTCGTCAGCGTTCTCGCCTCAGGAGTGAGTGAGCATGATGTTTACAGAAAGCTTTATGAGAGAAAAGAAATCTACAGGGAGATAGCATGCTGA
- a CDS encoding sugar phosphate isomerase/epimerase family protein has product MLIQFSSMFLYEYSLERLAEACKKAGYDGIEFWIETPHYWIDRDFKKIEAISDSITSLHCAIFDLNPCSVNQEVAEATLKSNLHAVNVASKLGVGMTVHAGKRSASREPVIEDIIANEKYFRVLSKYARIKDVELFLENSEPRINYLCRNYEDVVECAERFGFRLTFDINHAMKNGDAEKYLESVERIRNVHISGNSGGLHSASRHDENIRNILQELADLGYSSMITVELDDLAYGQLSFEKKVEELAKERDFIESVFKR; this is encoded by the coding sequence ATGCTGATCCAGTTTTCCTCCATGTTTCTGTATGAATACAGCCTTGAAAGGTTAGCAGAAGCCTGCAAAAAGGCAGGGTACGACGGAATTGAGTTCTGGATCGAGACTCCACACTACTGGATAGATAGAGATTTCAAAAAGATAGAGGCGATTTCAGACTCAATAACGTCCCTCCACTGTGCAATTTTTGACCTGAACCCGTGCAGCGTCAATCAGGAGGTTGCAGAGGCGACACTGAAAAGCAACCTGCATGCAGTAAACGTGGCGTCAAAGCTCGGGGTGGGGATGACCGTGCATGCGGGAAAAAGGAGTGCCAGCAGGGAACCGGTGATTGAAGATATCATCGCAAACGAAAAATACTTCAGGGTGCTTTCAAAATACGCCAGAATAAAGGATGTAGAACTTTTTCTCGAAAACAGCGAGCCTCGCATAAACTATCTTTGCAGAAACTACGAGGATGTCGTCGAGTGTGCAGAAAGGTTTGGTTTCAGACTGACATTCGACATAAACCACGCGATGAAAAACGGAGACGCTGAAAAATACCTTGAGTCAGTGGAAAGAATCAGAAATGTGCACATCAGCGGGAATTCAGGCGGACTGCATTCCGCATCGAGACACGATGAGAACATCAGGAACATCCTGCAGGAACTTGCAGATCTGGGATACAGCAGCATGATTACCGTTGAACTGGATGACCTTGCGTACGGTCAGCTCAGCTTCGAAAAAAAGGTTGAAGAGCTTGCAAAGGAAAGGGACTTCATCGAAAGCGTGTTCAAAAGGTAA